In Serinicoccus marinus DSM 15273, the genomic stretch TCGGCGGCGGTGTCGAGGTGGGTCGCCGCCAGGGCGGCCCCGGGTGGCGGGTCCGCGTCTGGCTGCCGTTGGACGGGCACCGCCCGGCGGGCGGCACCGATGCCGCGACGGAGGCCACGGCCGCAGCTCCGACGCGTGAGAGCGTGGGGCCGTGAACCCGCTGCGCCTCCTCCTCGTCGACGACCAGCCGCTGCTGCTCCAGGGCTTCGCGATGATCCTGTCGACCGAGCCCGACATCGAGGTCGTGGCCCAGGTGACCGACGGGCTTCAGGCGGTCGACGCCGTCGCGCAGCACCGCCCGGACGTCGTCCTCATGGACGTGCAGATGCCCGTCCTGGACGGCATCGAGGCGACGCGCCGGATCGTGGCGGACCACCCCGAGGTGCGGGTGGTCATCCTCACCACCTTCGACCGGGACGACTACCTCTTCGACGCGCTGCAGGCGGGTGCGAGCGGCTTCTTGCTCAAGAACGCCGACGCGGACGACCTGGTCGACGCGGTCCGCGCCGCGGCCGAGGGGCACGCCCTGCTCGCCCCCGAGGTGACGATGCGGGTCATCAGCCGGATGGCGACCGGTGACGGCCCGCCGTCGGCGCTCGACCCCGCGCCGGCCGACGGCGAGGCCCTGCCCGAGCTGACCGGTCGGGAGCGGGAGGTGCTGCGGATGATGGCCCGTGGCCTGTCGAACGCCGAGATCGCCGCCGAGGCCTTCGTCAGCGAGGCGACCGTGAAGACCCACGTCTCCAACGTCCTGGCCAAGCTCGTCGTGCGCGACCGGGTGCAGGCGGTCATCGCCGCCTACGAGGCCGGGCTCGTGCGGCCGGGCGAGGCAGGGACGGACCTCGCAGGCTGACCTCCTCCGCCCTGAGGATGAGGCGACAATCGGCGGCTCGGCCGATGCCGGGGACCGGCGAGGCCGCCTAGCGTGGAGGCATACCGACCGGCCCGCGCACGCGGGAGCCGGCCCACCCTTCGAGAGGACACCAGGTGCTGGAACTCGACAGCCTGACCCGGGCCTACGGCGACCACCTCGCCGTGGACGAGGTCAGCTTCACCGTGCCGCAGGGCCGCATGGTCGGCTTCGTCGGCGGCAACGGCGCCGGCAAGACGACGACGATGCGCATGGTCATGGGCGTGCTTGCCCCCAGCGCCGGTCAGGTGCGGTGGGACGGCTCCCCGCTGACCCGGGAGGACCGGGTGCGCTTCGGCTACATGCCCGAGGAGCGTGGCCTCTACCCCAAGCAGCCGGTCCTCGCCCAGCTCACCTACCTCGGGCAGCTGCACGGCATGAGCGCCGACCAGGCGCGCGACCGCTCGCAGGACCTGCTCACCCGCTTCGGCCTGGGCGAGCGGCTGAAGAGCAAGGTGGAGGAGCTCTCGCTCGGCAACCAGCAGCGGGCGCAGATCATCGCCTCGGTCCTCGGCGACCCCAAGCTGCTCGTGCTCGACGAGCCCTTCAGCGGGCTCGACCCGGCCGCGGTCGACCAGATGAGCGAGCTGCTGCGCGAGCACACGTCCTCCGGCGTGCCCGTGCTCTTCTCCTCCCACCAGCTCGACCTCGTGGACCGGCTCTGCGACTCCATCGTCGTGCTGCACGGCGGCCGGGTGGTCGCCGAGGGCAGCTCGGAGCAGCTGCGTGCCAGCGCCCCGCTGCGCTACCGCCTCACCATGGCCGGGGACACCGGCTGGGTGCGGGGTATGCCCGGTGTCGAGGTCATCGACCTCGACGGGCCGAGCGTGCTGGTCCAGCCGCAGGACGAGCAGGTGGCTGAGCGGCTGCTCGCCGATGCCGTGGGCCGCGGCACCGT encodes the following:
- a CDS encoding ABC transporter ATP-binding protein, producing the protein MLELDSLTRAYGDHLAVDEVSFTVPQGRMVGFVGGNGAGKTTTMRMVMGVLAPSAGQVRWDGSPLTREDRVRFGYMPEERGLYPKQPVLAQLTYLGQLHGMSADQARDRSQDLLTRFGLGERLKSKVEELSLGNQQRAQIIASVLGDPKLLVLDEPFSGLDPAAVDQMSELLREHTSSGVPVLFSSHQLDLVDRLCDSIVVLHGGRVVAEGSSEQLRASAPLRYRLTMAGDTGWVRGMPGVEVIDLDGPSVLVQPQDEQVAERLLADAVGRGTVREFSRIRPTLSEIYREVAVA
- a CDS encoding response regulator transcription factor, with the translated sequence MNPLRLLLVDDQPLLLQGFAMILSTEPDIEVVAQVTDGLQAVDAVAQHRPDVVLMDVQMPVLDGIEATRRIVADHPEVRVVILTTFDRDDYLFDALQAGASGFLLKNADADDLVDAVRAAAEGHALLAPEVTMRVISRMATGDGPPSALDPAPADGEALPELTGREREVLRMMARGLSNAEIAAEAFVSEATVKTHVSNVLAKLVVRDRVQAVIAAYEAGLVRPGEAGTDLAG